A window from Eubalaena glacialis isolate mEubGla1 chromosome 1, mEubGla1.1.hap2.+ XY, whole genome shotgun sequence encodes these proteins:
- the ELOVL3 gene encoding LOW QUALITY PROTEIN: elongation of very long chain fatty acids protein 3 (The sequence of the model RefSeq protein was modified relative to this genomic sequence to represent the inferred CDS: substituted 1 base at 1 genomic stop codon), whose protein sequence is MVTAMNVSDEVEQMFQPYNFELFQDIRPVLEEYWATSFTIALIYLLLIFVGQNYMKARKGFNLQGPLILWSFCLAIFSILGAVRTWDYMGTVLLRGSLKKTVCFFIFTDNPIIKFXSCFFVLSKIIELGDMAFIILCKRPLIFVHWYHHSTVLVYTSFGYKNRVAAGGWFMTMNYGVHAIMYTYYTLKAAKVKPPRWFPMLITSLQILQMFMGATVGILTYIWRQEQGCHTTKEHLFWSFILYTTYFLLFVQFFHQNYVITKVKAKTKGQ, encoded by the exons ATGGTCACAGCCATGAATGTCTCAGATGAAGTAGAGCAGATGTTCCAGCCCTACAACTTCGAGCTGTTCCAGGACATAAGGCCCGTTTTGGAGGAGTACTG GGCAACCTCATTCACCATAGCTCTGATCTACCTGCTGCTCATCTTTGTGGGACAGAACTACATGAAGGCACGGAAGGGCTTCAACCTGCAGGGACCTCTCATCCTTTGGTCCTTCTGCCTTGCAATCTTCAG TATCCTTGGGGCAGTGAGGACATGGGACTATATGGGGACCGTGCTACTTAGGGGGAGCCTAAAGAAAACTGTATGCTTCTTCATCTTCACTGATAATCCCATAATCAAATTCTGATCCTGCTTCTTTGTCCTCAGCAAGATCATTGAACTTG GAGACATGGCCTTCATCATCCTGTGTAAGCGGCCACTCATCTTTGTGCACTGGTACCACCACAGCACAGTGCTAGTGTACACGAGCTTTGGATACAAGAACAGGGTGGCTGCAGGTGGCTGGTTCATGACCATGAACTACGGTGTACATGCCATCATGTACACCTACTATACTCTGAAGGCTGCCAAAGTAAAGCCCCCCAGGTGGTTTCCCATGCTCATCACCAGCCTGCAGATCCTGCAGATGTTTATGGGAGCCACTGTCGGTATCCTGACTTACATCTGGAGACAGGAACAGGGATGCCATACCACAAAGGAACACCTCTTCTGGTCCTTCATCTTGTATACAACCTATTTCCTCCTCTTTGTCCAGTTCTTCCACCAAAACTATGTAATTACCAAGGTCAAGGCCAAGACCAAGGGCCAGTGA
- the LOC133093839 gene encoding short transmembrane mitochondrial protein 1, producing the protein MLQFLLGFTLGNVVGMYLAQNYDIPNLAKKLEEIKKDLDAKKKPPSS; encoded by the coding sequence ATGCTCCAGTTCCTGCTTGGATTTACTCTTGGCAACGTGGTGGGAATGTATCTGGCTCAGAACTATGACATACCAAACCTGGctaaaaaacttgaagaaattaaaaaggactTGGACGCCAAGAAGAAACCCCCTAGTTCATGA